ATTGGGCGACGCGGGGGAGCACCCGGTCCAGGCCGGGTGCACGCACGAGCAGGGCCAGCGAGCGGCGCAGGGACGGTGGATCCAGCGCGGGCGTGACGAGGACCAACCCGCTGACCCGTTCGGGGTACTTCAGCGCCGCGAGCATGGCGATGCGGGCGCCCGCGGAGTGCCCGACGAGCACGGCGCGGGCGATCCCGAGGCGGTCAAGCAACGCGATGGTGAGGTCGGCCTGGACCTCGGGGTCGTACGGGTTGCCACGCGGCCAGGCGTCCGGGGCGGGCCGTGCGGTCAGGCCGTAGCCGGGGAGATCGAAGGCCACCACGGTGCCGCGGCGCGCTAGCGGCGGCAGCACCCGGCGCCAGATGAACGCGCCGGCCGCGAAGCCGTGGATCAGCACCACGGCCGGGTCACCCTGGCCTGCGAGCTTGGCGTGGACCCGGAGCCCGTCGACATCGATGAAGACGCTGTCGTCGTCCGCCAGCGCCTCCGGCGGGAGGAGCGTGCGGGGCGGGGCCGGATCGGCGCGGCGGCGGGCCACAGTCATGAGCGCCACCGGCGCCGCAGCGCCGAGCGCGAGCGCGGCAAGCCGGTACCGTCGCTGCATTCGCCGAGCCTCCTCTCACGAGCGTCGTGCCCAGCCTACCCCGAAAAACAGTGATCCGACCAGATCCGGACTTTACATAGTGTGTGGGCGCCGCTAGGCTGAGATGTACAACCCATCGGCCATGCGTACCGGCCAGGCGTATCCTACGCGACGCTCGATCCCTCGCCTGCCGGGCGGAGCGGCGGAACGCGCCGGTTTGGGTGCGCCCATGCGAGAGGAGCGGAGCATGCCCGCCACGATCCAGCGCATCGCGATCGACCCCACGCGGCCGCTCGCCGCTCAGGCGGAGACGGGCCACAACCGATGGCATGAGGACGTCGCCCCCGTGCTCGTCGTCGACCCAGGGCGGACCGTGGTCGTCGAGACGCGCGACGCCTTCGATGGCCAGCTTAACCCGCAGTCCACCGCCGCCGACGTCGCCCGGCTGGACCTGGGGCCGGTCCACCCGCTCACCGGCCCGATCTACGTCAACGGCGCGGCACCCGGCGACTTGCTGGAGGTCAAGCTGCTCAACATCGAGTGCGACCCCTGGGATGCCTGGGGCTACACCGTCGAGGTGCCTGGCTTCGGCTTCCTCCGCGACCTCTTCCCCGAGCCATACATCGTCCACTGGAACCTCTACGGTGACTACGCCGAATCGCCGCAACTGCCGGGGATTCGCATCCACGCCGCTCCGTTCCCGGGCATCGCCGGGCTGGCGCCGTCCGCTGCGCTGCGGGAGGAGATCGCCCGACGTGAGGCGGACCTGGCGGCGCGCGGCGGGTTTGTCCTGCTGCCCGATCCCACCGGGGCGGTGCCGCCGAGCGGGCCGATCGCGGAGCAGGGGCTACGCACCATTCCCCCGCGCGAGACCGGCGGGAACATCGACATCAAGCACCTGACGCCCGGGGTGAGCATGCTGCTGCCCGTCTACGTTGAGGGCGGACTCTTCTCGACCGGCGACGTCCACTTTGCGCAGGGTGACTGTGAAGCATGCGGGACGGCCATCGAGATCCGCGCCGCACTGCACCTGCAGTTCAAGGTTCACAAGGGTGAGGCGGCGCGGCGTGGTATTCGCTCGCCCCAGTTCTTCCGGGACGACTACTTCGCCGACCCGACACTGGCGGTGCCGCGGCGTTTCTACGCCACGACGGGGTTCTCGGTCACCGACGGGATCAACGAGTCGGAGAATCTCACGATGGCGGCGCGGAATGCACTGCTGGCGATGATCGAGTACCTGGGCACGCGTGGCTACGACCCGCAGCAGGCGTACGCGCTCTGTAGTGTGGCGGTCGACCTCCACGTGAGTCAGGTGGTCGATGTGCCGAACTTCATCGTCTCGGCGCTGCTGCCGCTCGACATCTTCATCTGACGAATGTCCGTCGGCGAAGGGCTAGCACTCGCGTAATTCCTTGTCTGATTGCTTGACAAGTCAAGGAAATACAGTTAGAGTAGTCGCAACTACCGCGATCGAGGGGCGGTTGTCGCACCAGCGCGCTTCCCGGCGACCGCAGCCGGGTGGCGCGCTGTACACCTTCGGCCCCCGGCCACAAGGAAGGGACGGCGTCCATGGCTACGCCCGGTGCTCCCTCCCCGACGCCGACCGGTCAAACCCCCGCGGTTTCTGATGTCCACATCCTCTGGACCTCCGAGGGCATGAGTTGCGATGGCGACACGGTCTCGATCACGGCCGCCACGCAGCCGAGCCTCGAGGATGTGTTGCTCGGCGTCATTCCCGGTCTCCCGCGCGTGCACCTGCACAACAAGGTACTTGCCTACGAGACGGGTGAGGCCTTCCTCGAAGCGTTCCATCAGGCGGCGCGTGGCGAGTTGGAGCCCTTCATCCTGGTCGTCGAGGGCTCCATCCCCAACGAGGAGATCAACGGCGACGGCTACTGGACCTCGATGGGCAACGACCCGGCCACTGGTGAGCCGATCACTCTCAACACCTGGCTCGATCGCCTGGCGCCGCGCGCCTGGGCCGTGGTCGCCATCGGCACCTGCGCCACCTACGGCGGGATCCACGCCATGGCGGGCAACCCCACCGGCTGCATGGGCCTGGCCGACTACCTCGGCTGGGACTTCCGCTCGCGGGCGGGCATCCCGATCGTGAACGTGCCCGGCTGCCCGGTGCAGCCCGACAACTTCATGGAGACGCTCCTCTGGCTGCTGTACCAGGCTGCGGGGCAGGCACCGATGATCCCGCTCGACGACAAGCTCCGGCCGACCTGGCTCTTCGGCAAGACGGTCCATGAGGGGTGCGACCGGGGCGGCTACTACGAACAGGGCGACTTCGCGCTCGACTACAACTCGCCCAAGTGCCAGGTCAAGGTCGGCTGCTGGGGCCCGGTCGTAAACTGCAATGTCCCCAAGCGGGGGTGGATGGCCGGCATCGGCGGCTGCCCCAACGTAGGCGGCATCTGTATCGCCTGCACCATGCCGGGCTTCCCCGACAAGTTCATGCCGTTTATGGATGAGCCGCCCGGCGGCGTCCTCTCGACTGCGCTGAGCGGCACCTACGGCACCGTCATCCGCCGCCTGCGCAGCATCACAAACGACACCGTCAACAAGGAGCCGCAGTGGCGACGCCGGGGACCCGCGCTCACTAGCGGGTACAACCCGACCTGGCCACGCTAGGGGAAGGAGCGGCGCTCGTGGCGACGCGAACTGAGACCCCGGCCGAAGCTCGCAAGCTCGTCAGCATGGCCTGGGATCCCATCACCCGCATCATCGGCAACCTGGGTATCTACACCAAGATCGACTTCGACAACCGTGAGGTCGTCGAGTGCAAGAGCACGTCGTCGATCTTCCGCGGCTACAGCGTCTTCATGAAGGGGAAGGACCCGCGCGACGCCCACTTCATCACCAGCCGTATCTGCGGCATCTGTGGGGACAACCACGCCACCTGCTCGATCTATGCCCAGAACATGGCCTACGGCATCCAGATGCCGCCTCTGGCTGAGTGGATCGTCAACCTGGGCGAGGCGGCCGAGTACATGTTCGACCACACGATCTTCCAGGACAATCTCGTCTTCGTCGACTTCTGCGAGCAGATGGTGAAAGAGACGAATCCCCGGTTGCTGGAACGTGCCGAGTCCACGCCGGCGCCGCACGCCGACATCCACGGCAAGCGCACCATCGCCGACATCATGCGCGCCTTCAACCCCTTCACCGGCGACATGTATGTGGAAGCCCTCCAGATGAGCCGGCTGACGCGGGAGATGTTCTGCCTGATGGAGGGGCGCCACGTCCACCCTTCGACGCTCTACCCGGGCGGCGTCGGCACGATGCCGTCCCCGCAACTCTTCTCCGACTACCTCGTGCGGCTGATGCGCTTCCTCGACTTCGTCAAGCGCCTCGTGCCGATGAACGACGATCTCTTCGACTTCTTCTACGAGGCGATGCCGGGCTACGAGGAGGTGGGCCAGCGGCGCATCCTCCTCGGCTGCTGGGGCTCGTTCATGAACCCCGAGTTCGCCGACTACCGCTACGACCACATGACGCAGTGGGGTCGGGCGATGTACGTGACGCCCGGCATCGTCGTGGACGGCGAACTGATCACCACAGACCTGGTTGAGATCAACCTCGGCATGCGCATCCTCCTCGGCAGCTCCTACTATGAGGACTGGACCGATCAGGAGATGTTCGTCACCCACGACCCGCTGGGCAACCCGATCGACCGGC
This genomic window from Sphaerobacter thermophilus DSM 20745 contains:
- a CDS encoding nickel-dependent hydrogenase large subunit; translated protein: MAWDPITRIIGNLGIYTKIDFDNREVVECKSTSSIFRGYSVFMKGKDPRDAHFITSRICGICGDNHATCSIYAQNMAYGIQMPPLAEWIVNLGEAAEYMFDHTIFQDNLVFVDFCEQMVKETNPRLLERAESTPAPHADIHGKRTIADIMRAFNPFTGDMYVEALQMSRLTREMFCLMEGRHVHPSTLYPGGVGTMPSPQLFSDYLVRLMRFLDFVKRLVPMNDDLFDFFYEAMPGYEEVGQRRILLGCWGSFMNPEFADYRYDHMTQWGRAMYVTPGIVVDGELITTDLVEINLGMRILLGSSYYEDWTDQEMFVTHDPLGNPIDRRHPWNQTTIPKPQKRDLEGGNYSWVMSPRWYDRRTGDHLALDTGGGALARLWVTALAGLVDVGYVKATGNSVRINLPKSAAFPEMEFEWKVPQWSNTIERDRARAYFVAYAAAIAFYFLEQAMDHVRRGDLRVFQEFEVPDEAIGCGFHEAVRGVLSHHLVIRDGKIANYHPYPPTPWNASPRDSYGTPGPYEDAVQGLRIFEENGPENFKGIDIMRTVRSFDPCLPCGVHMYLGNGKLIEQRHSPFLGAGR
- a CDS encoding hydrogenase expression protein HypE translates to MATPGAPSPTPTGQTPAVSDVHILWTSEGMSCDGDTVSITAATQPSLEDVLLGVIPGLPRVHLHNKVLAYETGEAFLEAFHQAARGELEPFILVVEGSIPNEEINGDGYWTSMGNDPATGEPITLNTWLDRLAPRAWAVVAIGTCATYGGIHAMAGNPTGCMGLADYLGWDFRSRAGIPIVNVPGCPVQPDNFMETLLWLLYQAAGQAPMIPLDDKLRPTWLFGKTVHEGCDRGGYYEQGDFALDYNSPKCQVKVGCWGPVVNCNVPKRGWMAGIGGCPNVGGICIACTMPGFPDKFMPFMDEPPGGVLSTALSGTYGTVIRRLRSITNDTVNKEPQWRRRGPALTSGYNPTWPR
- a CDS encoding alpha/beta fold hydrolase, producing MQRRYRLAALALGAAAPVALMTVARRRADPAPPRTLLPPEALADDDSVFIDVDGLRVHAKLAGQGDPAVVLIHGFAAGAFIWRRVLPPLARRGTVVAFDLPGYGLTARPAPDAWPRGNPYDPEVQADLTIALLDRLGIARAVLVGHSAGARIAMLAALKYPERVSGLVLVTPALDPPSLRRSLALLVRAPGLDRVLPRVAQSAASRAAYILRYAVYDRAVVTDDLIKGYLTALQVDGWDAALACALRATRPLGLLDRFGELQVPFMAIFGMYDRIVNPRQVLRMTAVPDLFMFVFMEHTGHLPQEEKPEDFVEFIEDFLDHIEQRASERSTL
- a CDS encoding acetamidase/formamidase family protein — protein: MPATIQRIAIDPTRPLAAQAETGHNRWHEDVAPVLVVDPGRTVVVETRDAFDGQLNPQSTAADVARLDLGPVHPLTGPIYVNGAAPGDLLEVKLLNIECDPWDAWGYTVEVPGFGFLRDLFPEPYIVHWNLYGDYAESPQLPGIRIHAAPFPGIAGLAPSAALREEIARREADLAARGGFVLLPDPTGAVPPSGPIAEQGLRTIPPRETGGNIDIKHLTPGVSMLLPVYVEGGLFSTGDVHFAQGDCEACGTAIEIRAALHLQFKVHKGEAARRGIRSPQFFRDDYFADPTLAVPRRFYATTGFSVTDGINESENLTMAARNALLAMIEYLGTRGYDPQQAYALCSVAVDLHVSQVVDVPNFIVSALLPLDIFI